The following are encoded together in the Bactrocera neohumeralis isolate Rockhampton chromosome 6, APGP_CSIRO_Bneo_wtdbg2-racon-allhic-juicebox.fasta_v2, whole genome shotgun sequence genome:
- the LOC126763107 gene encoding 40S ribosomal protein S17, whose translation MGRVRTKTVKKAAKVIIEKYYTRLTLDFHTNKRICEEVAIIPTKPLRNKIAGYVTHLMGRLRHSQVRGISIKLQEEERERRDNYVPAVSALEQDIIEVDSDTKEMLKLLDFHNIRGLQLTQPSTGGSFNRRN comes from the exons ATG GGTCGTGTTCGAACTAAAACAGTTAAGAAGGCCGCAAAGGTCATTATTGAGAAATACTACACGCGCTTGACGTTGGATTTCCAcacaaataaaagaatttgtGAAGAAGTCGCTATTATTCCTACAAAGCCACTGAGGAATAAGATTGCTGG ATATGTTACACATTTAATGGGTCGTTTGCGACACTCTCAAGTTAGAGGCATTTCCATAAAACTGCAAGAAGAAGAGCGAGAACGTCGTGATAATTATGTACCAGCTGTATCTGCTTTGGAACAGGACATAATTGAAGTTGATTCTGACACCAAGGAAATGTTGAAGCTCTTGGATTTCCACAATATTCGTGGTTTACAATTAACTCAACCATCAACCGGTGGCTCATTCAATAGAAGAAATTAA
- the LOC126763103 gene encoding eukaryotic translation initiation factor 2A, protein MALDSGASIVCPTLAVRSNVGVEVWSCENLSLQYAYKPNLPKEDSKNCRSISFSADGRYFAYSNGTEIKVLKTNDWAIECTLPRPKAFYLKFSPLGNYLATWELYTVTKDKPEGSSNMFIYELSSGLEVFATVQKNPTDWEPSWSSDESLFAIVIGGEALFYEISGDITSFHRYTRKIGGNRGAVVSLSPGACPPYVAVYTPGSKGGPSMCKLYKYPSLSPNQAIACKSFFQADRVDLLWNKRGSGILLLTSTEVDKSGASYYGNQALHFMATKGDSCSVPLSKEGPVHCVKWSPKATEFVVVYGFMPSKAALYNLKCDVIFDFGEGPRNCAYFNSFGNLLALAGFGNLPGNVEIWDIKKKENVTNIKCPDTTYFEWNPNGMYFATATTAPRLRIGNGFKVYHYSGSLVHETIWPQGQELLGIEWQKYPENQFAEPVITKIKPEGIKSSLPEASKKAYTPPHLRMIKEGKDPEQFMPRSQIKVNSTQTGFPVGRKGGLKGNRTKNKKDMVVGNNATPATSAEKDSKNESNLNDEHLNNQNRKFKAKQPLNKETDANSQEGQIQSSKKPNPEKEKKIRHVAKKLSDIKKLKLRQEQGETLELNQLNKISMEAKFLEELKILKLTA, encoded by the exons ATGGCTTTGGACAGTGGTGCTTCTATTGTTTGCCCAACACTTGCAG TTCGTTCTAATGTTGGAGTGGAAGTATGGTCGTGTGAAAACTTGAGTTTGCAATATGCGTATAAACCAAATCTTCCAAAAGAAGACAGCAAAAATTGTCGATCTATATCGTTTAGTGCGGATGGTAgatattttgcttattcaaaTGGAACTGAAATTAAAGTACTTAAAACCAACGATTGGGCGATTGAATGCACACTGCCACGTCCAAAAGCCTTCTACCTCAAATTTTCGCCGCTTGGAAATTACTTAGCAACATGGGAATTATATACTGTTACCAAAGACAAGCCAGAGGGTTCATCTAATATGTTCATATATGAACTTAGTTCTGGTTTGGAGGTTTTTGCTACTGTGCAGAAAAATCCTACTGATTGGGAGCCGTCATGGTCGTCTGACGAGTCACTTTTTGCCATTGTTATAGGAGGTGAAGCACTGTTTTATGAGATATCAGGAGATATTACGAGTTTTCACCGCTATACAAGGAAAATTGGTGGTAACAGAGGAGCGGTGGTGTCATTGTCCCCAGGAGCTTGCCCACCTTATGTTGCGGTATATACACCCGGTAGTAAGGGAGGACCGTCAATGTGCAAGCTTTATAAATATCCTTCGCTTTCACCTAACCAAGCAATTGCTTGTAAAAGTTTTTTCCAAGCTGATCGTGTTGACTTACTTTGGAACAAACGTGGATCCGGGATTCTACTATTGACATCTACAGAAGTTGATAAAAGTGGGGCATCATATTATGGAAATCAAGCATTACATTTTATGGCGACCAAGGGGGATTCTTGCTCTGTACCTTTAT CAAAAGAAGGACCTGTTCATTGCGTTAAATGGAGTCCAAAGGCAACTGAATTCGTTGTGGTTTACGGATTTATGCCATCTAAGGCAGCACTTTACAACTTGAAATGTGATGTTATTTTCGATTTCGGAGAGGGTCCGCGGAATTGTGCTTATTTTAATTCATTCGGAAATC TTCTAGCTTTAGCAGGTTTTGGTAATTTGCCGGGAAACGTTGAAATATGGGatattaagaaaaaagaaaacgtgACAAATATAAAATGCCCTGATACAACATACTTTGAATGGAACCCTAATGGAATGTATTttgctacagcaacaacagctcCAAGACTACGGATAGGCAACGG GTTTAAGGTTTATCACTATTCAGGATCATTAGTGCATGAAACTATATGGCCACAAGGGCAAGAGCTTTTGGGAATTGAATGGCAAAAATATCCCGAAAATCAATTTGCGGAACCCGtgataactaaaataaaaccCGAAGGAATTAAATCAAGTTTACCAGAAGCAAGTAAAAAAGCATACACTCCTCCTCATCTTCGAATGATCAAAGAGGGAAAGGACCCAGAACAATTTATGCCACGTtcacaaattaaagttaattcaaCACAAACAG gtTTCCCAGTTGGCAGAAAAGGTGGTTTGAAAGGAAACAggacaaaaaataagaaagacaTGGTCGTTGGAAATAATGCGACGCCTGCAACAAGTGCCGAAAAAGATTCAAAAAATGAATCGAATTTAAATGATGAGCATTTGAATAATCAAAATCGGAAATTCAAAGCAAAGCAACCATTGAACAAGGAAACAGATGCAAACAGTCAAGAAGGTCAAATACAATCATCAAAAAAACCAAACccagaaaaagagaaaaaaattcggCACGTTGCAAAAAAATTGTCCGACATTAAAAAACTAAAGTTGCGCCAAGAGCAAGGTGAAACGCTTGAGTTGAAtcaactaaataaaatttcaatggaGGCTAAGTTCTTGGAGGAATTAAAGATCTTAAAGCTGACCGCATAG